Below is a window of Ignavibacteriales bacterium DNA.
ATTATTGTACGCTCAGGTTTAAGTTCAGGATTACCTAATCTTACATAATTCGGAGTTCCTTCTAGTTTAAAGCGATTTACGAAAATGTATTCAAAGGCTGGTCTTTGAGTAAATACACCATAATTAATATGAAGGACTGTCTGTTCTGAAACAGGAAATGATATTCCTATACGAGGTTGTAAAAAAGTTTCAATTTTAGTTTCTTTTGTTGCTGCTAAAGATTTGTCATAATACGATGAAGTAGGATTCGTTTTATCATAATTAGGATTTCGATAAGGTGAATACTTATCAAGGTAATAAGTCGTGTTAAAATCATAATAATCTAATCTTAAACCAATATTTGTAATCAAACCTTCAAATTCCAATTTGTCTTGGAGAAAAAATGAACCTTCAATAGGAAAAACATGATAATTTTCTGATCTTAGTGAAGAAGCATTTGTTGCACTCAAACGGTTATCAACATTGATGTCATAATAAGAAAATGACACCCCACCCTTTAATAAGTTTGTTGTATTTAGCTGACTTGTAACATTTGCAATTAAATTGTAGGTATTGGATTTAGATTTTCCTGCACTTGTGTTCATACTTCCAACGGTTTGTCCTGCCGGGCTTGTATAAAATCTCCAATTACTAAAATCATTAAATACGGTTGAGTACTGATCATCTTTTAGCAAATTGATTCGGTCTTCATCTTTTACATAAAGATTACTTAGTTTAAAATCATAAAAGGTTGATTTTGAGGCAAAATAATTCCACTCAATTGCAGTTTGTCTGCTCTCCAAGGTATTAAACGTAACATCCAATTGTCTTTCAAACCATCTAAAGAAATCAGAAGTAAAGACATTCCTGTCCTGATGATTATAATTTAAGGTTACCTTAAACTTATGTTCAGATGATGGTCTAAATACTACATTACTCATTATTTGCCTTTGAACATCTGGCTCAACAGAAGGCAAAAAAGGATTTACAACATTTTGAGTAGTTGCAAAAAATAAGTTTAAATTTTTAGTTAACGGTCCACCAACTGAAAAATTAAATCTATAATCAGGTTTATCATATTCTAAACCTATGTTCTTTAAGCTTTGTAGCCACATTTTTCTAACAAGTTCAGAGGTTTTTAACGAATCTGCCCTTGTTAGTTTAGTTGGAGGAAAAGTAATTGGAACAGGTGGTAAATAGTTTTCCGGAAAATTTAGTCCAAAATATGTCCAAAGAACTTTACCGGATTTTGGATCTGTACCATCCAACCATTCATCTGGATTATTTAACATATCAAAAAATGTCTGGTTTCTTGTACTATAAACACTACCACCAAAAGTTTTGTAATAAGGATTAGAACTGGAAACTTCTGCATTTGTTTTCCATGTACTTCCACCTTCTTTTTGTATAATATTTATAACACCTGATTGCACGTTTCCATATTCAGCACTAAAACCACTTGTGTAGACCTCCACTTGGTCTAAAGCAAAACTGATTGGTTCAAATGATTTTTCATTATTTAAAGGATTAGTAATACTTGAACCGGAAATAAAATATCCAGCTTCACCACTTCTACCACCACGAAAATGACCACCAACAACATCAGCCTGAAGTTTTAGAATATCATCGATATCATTTATTCCCGGTAAGTTTCCCAAATCATCTAAATTGTACGATTGTTTTGTGGCCGTTAAATCTTTTTCTACTGTTTAAGTCTCGAATGATTCCGGAGTCAGCTCAAAATCTATCCTGGTTGTTCTGTCTATAACAATCTTTATCTTTGTTATTATTTCTTCTCTATAACCAATATATGATACTTTGACATTGTAAGTTCCGGAGGGAATATTGAGAATATAATACTCGCCATTTATGTCAGATGCCGCGCCAAGATTTTGTTGTAATGTTTGTTCTTTACCGTCCACCCACTCTGCTGTAAAAAGTATATTTGCTCCAATTAAGGCTTCCCCATTAGACTTGTCAGTGATTTTTCCGGCAAGTTTACCAGTATCACCCGCAAATAAATTGATTGAAAGGAGCATTGAAACAGCAAAAACGAAAGGCACAATTTTTTTAAATATCATTGCAGTTCTCCGGAAATAACCGATAAGAATTTTGATTTTTTTTTAATTTCAGATTTATTGTTTGAGAGTCTATTAGAAGAGCAGTTCAAGGTTGGTATTATATTGGAGGAAACAATGAGTAAAATTTTAATCATCGCATCTTTCAAAGATAGTTAAGTTTTTTGTTGTTAGCTTCATAAAACTAACTCCATTTTCTTTTTCATCAAGCTGTACTTTTTTTTGCCAATAAATAAAGATTTTTTATAACTTGTATGACAACATACATAATATAGGTTTTGATGTCAAGCAGTTTTAGAAAATAAATAACTAAATAAAAAAAGTGTCGAAAACACTAACAATGGTTAAATGATATAACAAGATTTGATATCTATTAATTATTGTTAGAGTATGATAAAATTAATTTCTTTTAACCAAATATAGATGAATTGGTGTTATAATATTCTTAAACGATAGATATGGAGATTGCTAAACAAAAAATAAGTTAAAAATTTTTGGGGGTTTTTTATTAACTCTTGTATCTCACTCCACCCTACTGCAAACGAATTAAAATCTTCTCATATAAATCAGTGCCTTTATAATTATCAACCTCATCAACCATTCTTCGCATCCTGACCTTTGGGAGAATATCTTCCTTACCATACTTCTTAATCCAACGACTGATAATGCTAGAACCTTTTATATTAAACATTCTCCTTGCAGCCTCTATTGATTCTAAAGTCCCATCTTCCAAAAGTTTTATAACAGTAAGCTTAAAGTCGTCGCTATATTTTATTATCTCTTTCTTCATCCCTCTCACCTCCTAGTAAATAAGAATAGAAAGTTTGAAACTAAGAGTCAATAGTTAAATTATTTTAGAAGTGATAATGGTTAGTAGTTGAAGATAGATGGAATAGTTTTCATAAAGCAGTTTTAATTATCAAGTGGTTTTTATATTCTAAGTAATAGAGGATGTCTCCAAAATGTCTCCAAACCAGGTAAAATTTGGGTGAATTTGAGTGTATCTGGGAGGTTTTGCAGAAATGAAAAATGCGAAAACTGCTTAAAATCCAAGTCTTCGCATTTATTTTTTACGGGGCGGAGAGGGTGGGATTCGAACCCACGGTACCCTTGCGGATACACTACCTTTCCAGGGTAGCCAATTCAGCCACTCTTGCACCTCTCCGAATTTGCGTGTCAAATATATCTAATCAATCTAACTTGACAAAACTTTCTTTGACATTAAGCCGCAAATAAAATTTATTTTGTTAATTTTGTTCAGTTTATTTTGGAAAGGTGGCAGAGTGGCTGAATGCGGCAGTCTCGAAAACTGTTATACCGGGTAACTGGTATCGAGGGTTAAAATCCCTCACTTTCGGCTTCCTGATTTCTATATGCGAAGACTTGGATTTTAAGCAGTTTTCGCATTTTTATTCTCCCTAGTTCACTCAAATACACCCTAATTTAACTAGGTTTGGAGACTTTTTGGAGACCTTATTATATCAGCAGATAAAAAATAAGCCATCATCTAATGGCTTATAAAAGTTTTTTTGTGTGAGTGTAGTTATGGATTAAGAAGATTATCAAGTCTGTTTACATCAGAAAATAAATGATCAGCTTTGTTGTGTGCATATCTTTTAGAACTAATCAAAATTAAAAATATTATGCCCCGAAAAAATATTTCTTCGGGACTAATACGACGTTAATTTGAGGCTATTTAATTAACGTCATCTTTTTAGTTTCTGTAAAATTACCAGCTTTTATTGTGTAGAAGTAAACTCCACTTGAATATTTTGAAGCATTAAAGTCTACACTATATCTTCCTGCTTCTTTTGTTTCATTAACCAATGTTGTTACTTCGTTTCCAAGTACGTCATATATCTTTACACTTACATCTGATTTTAGTGGAATTGAAAATGATATTGTTGTACTTGGGTTAAATGGATTTGGATAATTCTGTGCTAAGTCAAAATTAACAGGAGTTCCAAATGTAACAGTTTCTGCAAGATTGTAAACTGTTGCGCTTCCATCATAATCAGTTTGTCTGATTCTATAGTTATAACTGATTCCTGAATTTACATTGAAATCCTGGTAAACATAAGTTTTTGGTTCACTGCTTGTTCCACGTCCTTCAATAAATCCTAAGTTGGTCCAATCATTTGATGTGGAGACTTTTCTCTCAACTTCAAATCCGCGGTTATTTAATTCTGTTGCAGTTGTCCAGATTAATGAAATGTTATCTGAATTTACATTTGCTATAAATGAAGAAAGTTCAACTGGCACAATTGGGTCAAGAGCAATTTTAACAACGCTTGATCCGTTACCGCCAACGATGACAGTGTCTGCACTTATAAAATTAACACCAATAACCTGGCTTTGAACAACGTTTAATAATCCAAGATTAATTTGGTTCCAGCTTTGTCCATCATTTGTTGTGTGGAAAACACCGCCACTATAACCAACAACAACATATTCAGAATCACTTCTGAAATCAATATTGTACAACATAGTCGTATTAAAAGGGAAATTCATATTTGTCCAGGTATCTCCAGCATCGGTAGTTTTAAATACATATCCAGTTTGGCTTGTGCCCGAACCACCAATCATATACCCTACTGATTGTGAACGCATCCTTATCCTTGACATTGGTCCAAGCGGAATGCCAGGAGTAATTGGTGTCCAGGTAGTTCCACCGTCAGTAGTTTTATTAATTATTGAGCTACCAGCTACTAATGCAGAAATACTGTCAATCATCGCAATACTATTTTGTCCAGTGGTGTTACCAAGATTACTGATCGTAACCCAGCTATTTCCAGAATCAGTAGTTTTCCAGATTTGTCCACCATTACCCGCAACCATACCATATTGAGTATTATAAAAATTTACGTCATTAAATGCTTGGATGGTTGTTGCACCTGCATAAACTTCAAAACTATGACCACCATCTGTTGTTTTCCAGACTTTACCACTGCTGCCAACTGCATATCCATTTGTAGCATCAAACATTTGTAATGATCTTAAATCCGCTGAAGGTAATGATAACGCAACGGGACTCCAGCTTGCACCAAAATCATCAGAGACTATAACTTGAGTTGGGCCATTTGTACCAACTGCTATTATTTTACCTGTTTGATCACCATATAATCCTTGAACAAATCCACCCGCTGTTATTTCGCTCTGTGTACTCCAATTATTACCAGCATCAGTAGACGTAAACATGTAACCATTATCTCCCACAACAACCATATTTGAGCCGTTAACACCAACTCCTCGCATTATTTGTTTGGTTTTACCTGTTGGTAAATATTGTGATGTTGTAAACGTGTTTCCACTATCAGATGAAACAAAAACTAAAGAGTCATCATCAAGGAAATAAAGAGTAGAGCCATCAATAAATGAACTATTAAAAGTTGAAGATGTCGGAGCATTCATTGAAGTCATCTGATTCCAGGTAAATCCGCCATCTGTGGTTTTATAAGCACGTCCGGAAAAACTACCTGCAAATCCAACTAAAGAATCAAAACAAGCGAGTGTGTAAATTGTGCTTGTTCCAGCAGCAGCATCATTCCAAAATACACCGCCGTTTGTTGTGAAACGGATATTAAAAGTACTGCTCACACTTCCGGCAACCATAACTCTATTTTCACTAAAAGCGTGAACGTTGTAATAAGTAGTTGCTGGCAAAAGTGGGTCAACTGTCCAAGTTGCACCGCCATCGGTCGTTTTAG
It encodes the following:
- a CDS encoding TonB-dependent receptor, coding for MGNLPGINDIDDILKLQADVVGGHFRGGRSGEAGYFISGSSITNPLNNEKSFEPISFALDQVEVYTSGFSAEYGNVQSGVINIIQKEGGSTWKTNAEVSSSNPYYKTFGGSVYSTRNQTFFDMLNNPDEWLDGTDPKSGKVLWTYFGLNFPENYLPPVPITFPPTKLTRADSLKTSELVRKMWLQSLKNIGLEYDKPDYRFNFSVGGPLTKNLNLFFATTQNVVNPFLPSVEPDVQRQIMSNVVFRPSSEHKFKVTLNYNHQDRNVFTSDFFRWFERQLDVTFNTLESRQTAIEWNYFASKSTFYDFKLSNLYVKDEDRINLLKDDQYSTVFNDFSNWRFYTSPAGQTVGSMNTSAGKSKSNTYNLIANVTSQLNTTNLLKGGVSFSYYDINVDNRLSATNASSLRSENYHVFPIEGSFFLQDKLEFEGLITNIGLRLDYYDFNTTYYLDKYSPYRNPNYDKTNPTSSYYDKSLAATKETKIETFLQPRIGISFPVSEQTVLHINYGVFTQRPAFEYIFVNRFKLEGTPNYVRLGNPELKPERTIMYDFGIVRALPGGLQIDLSAYLKDVSNLIQYAIYEDVGGNQYQTFDNKEYADVKGFHISIEKYSSWLNGFLRYNWESTTGKSAQVIGPVSRAVYYENDPQRTIVPSPEDIPLDYDRTHKLVGNLRILAPDDFGFAVGDFYPLAGISVSATYKFATGRPFTWDATGQGLRYNQRTPDENDLSLRIDKSFSINNVSFNIYLEGYNILNQQVFDYDNTFSESADNPYRQRYIENREEIFTETEFAPYVTDIEAYLIGNQPRHFRLGLTVKF
- a CDS encoding carboxypeptidase-like regulatory domain-containing protein produces the protein MIFKKIVPFVFAVSMLLSINLFAGDTGKLAGKITDKSNGEALIGANILFTAEWVDGKEQTLQQNLGAASDINGEYYILNIPSGTYNVKVSYIGYREEIITKIKIVIDRTTRIDFELTPESFET
- a CDS encoding transposase, coding for MKKEIIKYSDDFKLTVIKLLEDGTLESIEAARRMFNIKGSSIISRWIKKYGKEDILPKVRMRRMVDEVDNYKGTDLYEKILIRLQ
- a CDS encoding T9SS type A sorting domain-containing protein, whose protein sequence is MCGVWGVTKTTDGGQTFNQVGAGYFPTSTLRDIQFIDDNIGYVVGTSATKMSKTTDGGATWTVDPLLPATTYYNVHAFSENRVMVAGSVSSTFNIRFTTNGGVFWNDAAAGTSTIYTLACFDSLVGFAGSFSGRAYKTTDGGFTWNQMTSMNAPTSSTFNSSFIDGSTLYFLDDDSLVFVSSDSGNTFTTSQYLPTGKTKQIMRGVGVNGSNMVVVGDNGYMFTSTDAGNNWSTQSEITAGGFVQGLYGDQTGKIIAVGTNGPTQVIVSDDFGASWSPVALSLPSADLRSLQMFDATNGYAVGSSGKVWKTTDGGHSFEVYAGATTIQAFNDVNFYNTQYGMVAGNGGQIWKTTDSGNSWVTISNLGNTTGQNSIAMIDSISALVAGSSIINKTTDGGTTWTPITPGIPLGPMSRIRMRSQSVGYMIGGSGTSQTGYVFKTTDAGDTWTNMNFPFNTTMLYNIDFRSDSEYVVVGYSGGVFHTTNDGQSWNQINLGLLNVVQSQVIGVNFISADTVIVGGNGSSVVKIALDPIVPVELSSFIANVNSDNISLIWTTATELNNRGFEVERKVSTSNDWTNLGFIEGRGTSSEPKTYVYQDFNVNSGISYNYRIRQTDYDGSATVYNLAETVTFGTPVNFDLAQNYPNPFNPSTTISFSIPLKSDVSVKIYDVLGNEVTTLVNETKEAGRYSVDFNASKYSSGVYFYTIKAGNFTETKKMTLIK